The sequence CCGTAACAGTCACTCCACCCTTCTACGACCCCAAGAAGTACGGAGCATTTAGGGAGGAGTGATTTCTACTCTTCTTCTTTTATTATTGCAAAAGCCCTAACTGGACTGCCCGAGCCGTTTTTGATTTTCAACGGTACCCCAAAGAACGTGAATTCCTTTCCTATGAGCTTTTGTAGATTGGTAAGGTTTTCGAAAATAACAACTTCATTAGACAGCAGGACTTTGTGAGTGCTGGAATCACCTATAGTGGGGGCATCGATTCCCACAACCTTAACACCAAGCTCAACCAAGTATTTTGCCCCTTCCTCAGAGAGATATACCTCTCTCCCACCGGTGTAGAAAAGCACGACTTCGGCACTTTTCGTGATATCTTGCGGCTTTATGTTCTCATTTAGAGAGGATACATCCAGAACTACGCCTTTTCCAATGAATCTCTCAAGGGGTATCTCATCTATCGTCTTTCCGCCCGGAATGAAGTGTGCTGGAGCATCTACATGTGTCCCGCTGTGCTCTCCGAGGAAGAGGGCGTTCGTATAATAACCGTCTTTTTCAATTGCAGTCCATTTTCTTATTTCAACTCTTGGATCGCCGGGATAAACAGTGGTTTCTTCGCTGAGCTCAAGGGTTAAATCCACTATCACTAAACTATCTCCGAGTACAATCCTCATTACCGACACCTATTGTCTGGATAATCACCTTTTTAACTTCTTAGCATTACCTCAAAAGGGTGATGGTATGGACTGCACAAAAGATTACTGTGTAAAGGACATTAATTTGGCACCCGAAGGAGAGAAGAAAATAGACTGGGTCTCTCGCTTTATGCCTGTTCTCCAGCACATAAGAAGGGATTTTGAAAAAAGAAAGCCCTTTAAAGGAGTTAGAATTGCCGCAACGTTGCACCTTGAGATGAAAACCGCTTTCTTGCTTTTAACTTTAAAAGCCGCCGGAGCTGAAGTTTCGGCAGCAGCGAGCAATCCCTTAAGCACTCAGGATGACGTTGTTGCCGCTTTAGCCAAAAACGGAGTAAAAGTTTATGCCATAAGGGGGGAAAGTAGGGAAGAATATTACGAGTTCATGCACAAAGCTCTCGACATAAGGCCGAACATAATCATAGACGACGGTGCGGATATGGTCTCGACGGTTTTAAAAGAGAGGCAAGAGCTTATTCCAGAAATATGGGGAGCGAGTGAAGAAACTACGACGGGTGTGATAAGATTAAGGGCGATGGAAAAGGAAGGGGTGCTTAAGTTCCCAATCATAGCGGTAAACGACAGCTATACAAAATACCTCTTTGACAACCGCTATGGAACGGGACAATCAACTTGGGACGGAATAATTAGGAGCACAAATCTGCTCGTTGCTGGTAAAAACGTCGTAGTTGTCGGTTACGGATGGTGCGGAAGAGGAATAGCTATGAGGGCTAGGGGATTGGGAGCTACGGTAATAGTGGTCGAGGTAGACCCAATAAAGGCTTTAGAGGCTAGAATGGATGGATTCTTGGTTATGCAAATGAAGGAAGCCGCAAAAGTAGGAGACATCTTTGTTACTTCAACCGGAAACATAAACTGCATCCGCAGGGAGCACTTCGAGCTCATGAAAGATGGGGCGATTTTAGCCAATGCTGGGCATTTTGACGTTGAGATAAGCAAGCCAGATTTAGAAAGCTTAGCCGTTGAGATAAGCAATCCAAGACCCAATATTACGGAGTACAAGCTCAAAGATGGAAGAAGGTTATACCTCCTTGCGGAAGGAAGGTTAGTGAATTTAGCGGCAGCAGATGGTCATCCGGCTGAGATCATGGA comes from Thermococcus aggregans and encodes:
- a CDS encoding cyclase family protein, translating into MIVDLTLELSEETTVYPGDPRVEIRKWTAIEKDGYYTNALFLGEHSGTHVDAPAHFIPGGKTIDEIPLERFIGKGVVLDVSSLNENIKPQDITKSAEVVLFYTGGREVYLSEEGAKYLVELGVKVVGIDAPTIGDSSTHKVLLSNEVVIFENLTNLQKLIGKEFTFFGVPLKIKNGSGSPVRAFAIIKEEE
- a CDS encoding adenosylhomocysteinase translates to MDCTKDYCVKDINLAPEGEKKIDWVSRFMPVLQHIRRDFEKRKPFKGVRIAATLHLEMKTAFLLLTLKAAGAEVSAAASNPLSTQDDVVAALAKNGVKVYAIRGESREEYYEFMHKALDIRPNIIIDDGADMVSTVLKERQELIPEIWGASEETTTGVIRLRAMEKEGVLKFPIIAVNDSYTKYLFDNRYGTGQSTWDGIIRSTNLLVAGKNVVVVGYGWCGRGIAMRARGLGATVIVVEVDPIKALEARMDGFLVMQMKEAAKVGDIFVTSTGNINCIRREHFELMKDGAILANAGHFDVEISKPDLESLAVEISNPRPNITEYKLKDGRRLYLLAEGRLVNLAAADGHPAEIMDMSFALQAKAAEYIKDNHEKLEPKVYVLPREIDEMVARIKLESMGIEIEQLTEEQRKYLESWEHGT